In Gemmatimonadetes bacterium T265, one DNA window encodes the following:
- the pepO_1 gene encoding metallopeptidase, whose protein sequence is MPSRSVRLGSSRWLGAALVGVVALGGAAAQTAAAQSPSAAARAQLPRPIDPSNFDTTCAACTNFFQFANGGWLKRTTIPAAYSRWGSFNELYDQNEAVLKQVIDASAANTAAPVGSNDQKIGAFYRSCMDSVGAERAGLEPVRPLLQRIDAISSIDQMKREFGALEREAGLAPFGAGTGQDRKDSKTVIVNVGQGGTSLPDRDYYLTDRFKTVRDAYAPHVARMFGLAGEGQAAADSDAARVFALETRLAQAQMARVQMRDPNATYHKMTVAELQRATPGFDWVRYFQDAGAPNVSAATTVNVAQPAFFATLDTLYGTQPLATWKAYLRWHALSNAAPALSSAFVNEQFAFTRLLTGATAQQPRWKRCVAATNGALGELVGQEYVKRTFTANDKARALAMVENLQAALRERIQGLDWMSDSTKQQALLKLNAFTKKIGYPDVWRDYSKLDVAEGSFYANLRRASLFNQARNWNKLGKPVDRTEWGMTPPTVNAYYNPAVNEIVFPAGILQFPFYNPKADDAVNYGAMGAVIGHEMSHGFDDQGRQFDAQGNLRDWWTAADAAKFKTQAQRVVDQFSAYTVVDSSTHLNGQLTQGENIADLGGLTIAYAAMEKAYAGKSKAKIDGFTPEQRFFLGWAQVWREVSRPEQARVLAATDPHSPGMYRVNGPLSNMPEFKAAWGCKDTDPMVRSAQQRASIW, encoded by the coding sequence ATGCCTTCTCGCTCCGTCCGACTCGGGTCTTCGCGCTGGCTCGGCGCCGCCCTCGTCGGAGTCGTCGCCCTTGGTGGCGCGGCGGCACAGACCGCCGCCGCGCAGTCCCCGAGCGCCGCGGCCCGCGCCCAACTTCCGCGCCCGATCGACCCGTCCAACTTCGACACGACCTGCGCGGCCTGCACCAACTTCTTCCAGTTCGCCAACGGCGGCTGGCTCAAGCGCACGACCATCCCGGCGGCCTACTCGCGCTGGGGCAGCTTCAACGAGCTGTACGACCAGAACGAGGCCGTCCTCAAGCAGGTCATCGACGCCTCGGCGGCGAACACCGCCGCGCCCGTCGGCAGCAACGACCAGAAGATCGGCGCCTTCTACCGCTCGTGCATGGACTCGGTCGGGGCCGAGCGGGCGGGGCTGGAGCCGGTGCGCCCGCTGCTCCAGCGCATCGACGCGATCTCGAGCATCGACCAGATGAAGCGCGAGTTCGGCGCGCTCGAACGCGAGGCCGGGCTCGCCCCCTTCGGCGCGGGCACCGGGCAGGATCGCAAGGACAGCAAGACGGTCATCGTCAACGTCGGGCAGGGCGGCACGTCACTTCCCGACCGCGACTACTACCTGACCGACCGCTTCAAGACGGTGCGCGACGCCTACGCGCCGCACGTCGCGCGCATGTTCGGGCTCGCGGGCGAGGGCCAGGCGGCCGCCGACTCCGACGCGGCGCGCGTGTTCGCGCTCGAGACGCGGCTCGCGCAGGCGCAGATGGCGCGCGTGCAGATGCGCGACCCGAACGCGACGTACCACAAGATGACCGTGGCCGAGCTGCAGCGGGCGACGCCTGGCTTCGACTGGGTGCGCTACTTCCAGGACGCGGGCGCGCCTAACGTCAGCGCGGCGACGACCGTGAACGTCGCGCAGCCGGCCTTCTTCGCGACGCTCGACACGCTGTACGGCACGCAGCCGCTCGCGACGTGGAAGGCGTACCTGCGCTGGCATGCGCTCTCGAACGCCGCGCCCGCCCTGTCGAGCGCGTTCGTCAACGAGCAGTTCGCGTTCACCCGCCTGCTCACCGGCGCCACCGCGCAGCAGCCGCGCTGGAAGCGCTGCGTCGCGGCGACCAACGGCGCGCTCGGCGAGCTCGTCGGGCAGGAGTACGTGAAGCGCACCTTTACGGCGAACGACAAGGCGCGCGCCCTCGCGATGGTCGAGAACCTCCAGGCGGCGCTGCGCGAGCGCATCCAGGGCCTCGACTGGATGAGCGACAGCACCAAGCAGCAGGCGCTCCTCAAGCTCAACGCGTTCACGAAGAAGATCGGCTACCCCGACGTCTGGCGCGACTACTCGAAGCTCGACGTCGCCGAGGGCTCGTTCTACGCCAACCTGCGCCGCGCGAGCCTCTTCAACCAGGCGCGCAACTGGAACAAGCTCGGCAAGCCGGTCGACCGCACCGAGTGGGGGATGACCCCGCCCACGGTCAACGCGTACTACAACCCGGCCGTCAACGAGATCGTCTTCCCGGCCGGCATCCTCCAGTTCCCGTTCTACAACCCGAAGGCCGACGACGCCGTGAACTACGGCGCGATGGGGGCCGTGATCGGGCACGAGATGTCGCACGGCTTCGACGACCAGGGGCGCCAGTTCGACGCGCAGGGCAACCTGCGGGATTGGTGGACCGCGGCCGACGCGGCCAAGTTCAAGACGCAGGCGCAGCGCGTCGTCGACCAGTTCTCCGCCTACACGGTCGTCGACTCGTCGACGCACCTGAACGGCCAGCTCACGCAGGGCGAGAACATCGCCGACCTCGGCGGCCTCACGATCGCCTACGCCGCGATGGAGAAGGCCTACGCGGGCAAGTCGAAGGCGAAGATCGACGGCTTCACGCCGGAGCAGCGCTTCTTCCTCGGCTGGGCCCAGGTCTGGCGCGAGGTGAGCCGCCCCGAGCAGGCGCGCGTGCTCGCCGCCACCGACCCGCACTCGCCGGGGATGTACCGCGTCAACGGGCCGCTCTCCAACATGCCCGAGTTCAAGGCGGCCTGGGGCTGCAAGGACACCGACCCGATGGTCCGCTCGGCGCAGCAGCGGGCGAGCATCTGGTAA